ACGACGGCATCGTGGACCGCCACGGCGTCATCGTCTTCAACCTCAGCCACGAGTACAGCGACGGCGGCATGGAGACCGTCACCGAGCGGCGCGACATCTCCTTCTGGAGCCTCCAGCACATCCCCGCCGCGCTCGACGTGCTGGGCCGTCAGGTCGTCGCCGCCTTCGGCCTGCGCGAGCGCTGGTTCCACCTGGAGTTCTTCCGGCTGCCCGACGGACGCTTCGTCGTGCTGGAGGCCAACCTGCGCCCGCCCGGCGGCTTCATGACGGACATGATGAACTATACGTGCGACATCGACGTGTACCGGCTCTGGGCCCGCGTGGTGACGGGCGACCCGGTGGCGGACTTCCAGTACACGCCGCGCCACCACGTCTGCCACAGCGCCCGCCGTCACGGCCGGCGCTACCTCCACTCCCATGCGCAGATCGTCGAGCGGCTGGGGAGGTCGCTGCTCGTGCACCGCGAGCTGCCGCCCATCTACCACAGCCTCCTGGGAGAGGAGATGTACCTCACCCGCCACGCGGACCTGGAGTCCATGCAGGACGCGGTGCGCTTCATCCAGGCGACGTGAGCGCTACGGCTCCGCCGTCCAGGTGAGCGACAGCACCGTGCGGCCTTCGCCTTCGTGCAGCTTCGTCGCTCGGGGGGCCTTCGCGCCGCCCGCGCCCAGCAGGGCCTCGAACAGCGCCTCCGTGTAGCCGGGCGCGTCCATCACCGAGTTGAGCTCCAACTCGTAGTGCGCCGGGCCTCGCTCCGTCAGCGTCACCTCCGTGTAGTTGTCCGTGCCGCGCAGCACCTCCGGCAGGCGGCGCACGACGTGCGTGGGCCCCAGCACGCGCATCACGCCCATCACCGCGCGCCCCAGCAGCGTGGCGCCGTAGCCCTCCACGTGCGCGTGGGCGAGCCGGCTGAAGGCCTCCGTCCGGGGGAGGCCGGGATAGACCTCCTCGATGACGATGTGCAGGCACCGGCTCCAGAGCGGCACCGGGTAGAGCGGGAGCAGCGGCCGGTCCAGGTCCACGCCCGCCTGGCGCAGCCGTTCCCGCAGCCGGGGCGACAGCTGGCCGCGCAGGCCGTGCTGGAGGAGCCCCTCCACGACCTGGACGTAGACCTGCCGCTCTCCCAGCGGCACGGACCGGGGGCGGTGGGTCACGGACGCGGACTCACCCGAGCAACCACTGCATGGCGCCGGGCAGTCTGCGCTGCCAGTCCTTCTCGTGGTGCTCGCCGCCCGGCTCCAGCACCAGGGACACCTCGTGGTCGGCGTAGCCCAGGTCCTTGAGGTGGCGGAAGAAGTCGCGCGTGCCCCGGCCATAGTCCAGGGGCAGGCCGCCCGCGTGGATGTATTCGGTGTCGCCGGCGTCCAGGTAGATGCGCGACCAGCGCCGGCTGTGCGCACGCCACGCGTCGAACAGGCGGCCCTGGCTCCACATCACCGTGGGCGACAGCGCGCCGATGCGCCCGAACACCTGCGGGAACTTCCATCCCAGGTACAGCGAGATGAGCCCGCCCAGGGATGACCCCATCGTGGCCGTCCACTCGCTGCCCGCGCGCGTGCGGTACGTCTGGTCGATGTATGGCTTGAGCTCGTCCACGAGGAAGCGCCCATAGGCCTCGCCGCGCGCGGCCACGCCGTTGCGAGGCTCGTCCCACGGCGAGTACTCCTGGAAGCGGCCCGGTCCGGAGTCCACCGCGACGATGAGCCACGGCTCCATCCGCCCCGCGTTCACACTGTCCTCCGCGACGCGGTTGGCGCACCACGTGTCGAAGACGGCCGACTCGGGGTGCGCGAAGACGTTCTGCCCGTCGTGCATGTAGAGCACCGGGAAGCGGTGGTCCTGCCACGCGTCGTAGGTGTCCGGCGTGTAGATGCGGACGGTGCGGTTGAACCCCTCCTGGGGAGAGGGGAAGTGGCGAAGGATGTGGACGTGGCCCATGTGCTGTTCTTGGGGCCGGGAAGGCCGACCCTCGCGAGATGTGGCCCGGAGCATAGCCGCACCGCCCGACGCCATCGTGGTGGGGAGGGCGTGCCCGTCCCTCGCCTGGACGCCGCGTCCCGGGAAGGGACGGGCGATTCGGCTGGGGCTTCCTGTAGGGAAGGGTGGTCCCACTCGTGCAGAGGGCCCGCCGCGTGCGTCCCGTCCTCTGCTGCCTGTGGCTGTACCTGCTGGGTGTCCCTGCCGTGGCGCGCGCCGCGTCCTATGAGGTCGAGCCCGAGGACACCGGGGAGGCCGCGTTGTTCGCGCTGCGGGAGGATGGCGCCATCACGGCGGAGACGCTGGCGGCGCTCCTGGTGCTGCGGCGTTCGGGAGTGGATCCGGCGCATGCGTCGCGTGCGGCGCTCTATGCATTGCCCGGGCTGACGTACGCGCGGGTGGATGGGCTGCTGGAGGGCACGGGGAGCGCAGGGGTGGTGCCGAGCGGGCTGGCGCCCCTGGCTCGCGAGGAGCGCACTTCAGCGGCGGCGGAGGTGCGGCCAGAGTCGTTGGCTTTCGAGTCGCGCACCGCGTCGGAGGCGAATGAGCGGCGACGCCCTCCGTTGGTTTCAGGAGGACGGGCGGGGCTGACGGCGGAGGAGCGGCGGAAGCTGGCGCCGTTCTTGATGATGGCGCCTTCGGACCGGGTGTCAGGGGACGCGCGGCTGCTGACTGCGTTCGCCGTATCGGATCCGGTGCTGCCGCCGTTGGCGCTCCAGGTCCGCGTGGCGGGACCGGAGGGCTGGCGTGTGGGGCTGCTCACGTCGATGACGCGGCGGCGATTGGGCACGGTGCACCGGGATGCGAGTCAGCGGAGGCTGGTGGCGGAGGCGCCCGGCGTCTCGGTGGTCATGCCCAAGTTCCACGGACAGTGGATGGGCGAGCGAGCATCGGTGCTGGTGGGAGCGTACCGGCTGGGCTTCGCGCAGCGGCTCACGTTGGACACCACGGGACTGCCCACGCCGGACGGCTTCCTTCCCGACGACGCCGTGCGCGTGCCCGGGGACGTGGAGCGGTGGTGCTTCCTGGGGGAGGGCGCCTGCACACCCGAGGAGCGCGCCGTGGACGTGACGCCAGACTTCCACTGGGAGGAAGGCTTTCGGGGCGTGGTGGGCACGGTGCGCGGGGCGGTGGGGACGGACGCGGAGCTCTCCGCGACGGGCTTCGGTTCGTATCAGTCCCGCTCCTTGCTCTCGCACGCGCTGATGGACAGGGCGTCATGCGAGGGGAGCCGCTGCAAGGCGCCCGCGGTATGGCTCGCGGGAGAGAAGACGCCCATGGGGCGCGTGGTGTCTCGTTCGCTTCCTGGCGTGTTCCGTGAGTGGGCGGGAGGAGGTCACGCGACGCTCTCATGGACGCCGCGAGCGCAGGTGGGCGCGACGGCCTGGGGGGCTCTGCCGGTGTGGAGCGTGGAAGGGGCTTCGCTCGATTTCCGCTCCACCGCGGGCTACCCGGCGGGCGGCGCATTCGGCGCGGTGGGAGTCGACGGCGCGTGGGGGCACGGCCCGGTGGACCTCTTCGTGGAGGCGGCGCGTACGTTCGATGCGGCGCCAGGTGGGGGTGGCGGGTTCGGCGTGCTCCAGCGCACGGTGGTGGCGGGTGCCGCGCAGGAACTGGAGGTGTCGCTGCGCGCCTACGGTCGAGGCTTCGCCAATCCCTACACGGGGGCGATGTCCGGGCCGGACGAGCTGGAGGGCTCACGGGCTCGGAACGAGGTAGGTGCGCGCGTGCGCTACCTGCACCGGCTGGAGGGTGCGTTGCGGCTGCGCGGAGAGGTGGATGCGTGGACGCTTCCCTCCGACGGCGCGGTGGTGGGCAGCGCGGGCACGGTGAACCTGCGGGCCTCCGCCCGTGTGGACTGGCGGGTGCATGCGCTCTTCCAGCCGTCGCTGTGGGGCGAGTACCGGGACAAGGACGTCGGCGTGGCGGGCGACTGCTTCGACGGCTCCGCCGAGGCGCCCTGCTCGGGGTCGCTGCTGCGCATGACGGCCCGTGTGAAGGCGGAGCTTCACGACGCCCTGACCGTGGCCGCGCAGTACGCGCATGCACGCGTGGATGATCCCGTGAACGCAGGCGTGCGCGTGGACGCGCAGGCCGTGGTGGAGGCCCAGGTGCGGCCTTGCGAGGCCGTGCGGTTGCGGGGGCGGGCCGTGTGGAAGGACGAGGACCTGTCGACGCGCCACCGGCTGGAGCAGTCCTTCCGGGCGACGCTCGACGCGAGCTGGGCGGCGGGGGACGCCGTGACGACGCGGGCCCGGTACGCGTGGCGGATCGACCTGAAAGACGCACGAGGTGCCCGGACGCCGCCGGATGCGCCCCGGCACCTGTTCGCGCTGGAAGTGGAGACGCGGTTCTGAAGGGAGCGGAGTGTGGCGGCTTGGGCAGTGAGGGGATGGGGCGTGGGGCTGGGGTTGGGATGGGCGCTGGGGGTGTTGGGAGGTTGTGGGTTGCCCACGTGGGAGGAGGAGCCACCGGCCTGCGCGGCCCTGTTTCCGGGCGCCCTCGTCATCACCGAGTACCTCAACGACCCCACGGGCGCGGACACCGGGAAGGAGTACGTGGAGCTCCACAATCCCTCGCGGGAGACCGTGGACCTGCTGGGGGTGACGCTCTTCACCGCTCGCGACGAGGCGGCGCAGGAGCGGGCCTATACGTTCACCACCGCGTTGCCCGTGGATGCGGGCACCTTCGTCGTGCTGGGCGATGTGCGGGACGGGCCGCTGCCCGAACATGTGGACCAGACGTATGGGGATGCGCTCGGCGCGCTGGGGAACAGCGCGGGACTGCTGGGTCTGCGGTGTGGGACGCGTGTGCTCGACACGGTGGCGCTCACCGCGCCGGAGAAGTCGGGTGTGGCCCGGACCTATGACGGCCGGCTCGTGCCAGAGGCGGAGGGCAATGACGACCTGTCGCGCTGGTGTGACGCACCGGAGACCGTGCCGGGCGGGACCCGTGGCAGTCCGGGGAGCGCGAACGCGCCGTGTCCTGCTGTGGCGGACGCTGGCGCGTCCGGCGTGGATGGTGGTCGTGTCGTGACCTGTCTGCCCCCG
This Corallococcus silvisoli DNA region includes the following protein-coding sequences:
- a CDS encoding DUF2378 family protein, with the translated sequence MTHRPRSVPLGERQVYVQVVEGLLQHGLRGQLSPRLRERLRQAGVDLDRPLLPLYPVPLWSRCLHIVIEEVYPGLPRTEAFSRLAHAHVEGYGATLLGRAVMGVMRVLGPTHVVRRLPEVLRGTDNYTEVTLTERGPAHYELELNSVMDAPGYTEALFEALLGAGGAKAPRATKLHEGEGRTVLSLTWTAEP
- a CDS encoding alpha/beta hydrolase; its protein translation is MGHVHILRHFPSPQEGFNRTVRIYTPDTYDAWQDHRFPVLYMHDGQNVFAHPESAVFDTWCANRVAEDSVNAGRMEPWLIVAVDSGPGRFQEYSPWDEPRNGVAARGEAYGRFLVDELKPYIDQTYRTRAGSEWTATMGSSLGGLISLYLGWKFPQVFGRIGALSPTVMWSQGRLFDAWRAHSRRWSRIYLDAGDTEYIHAGGLPLDYGRGTRDFFRHLKDLGYADHEVSLVLEPGGEHHEKDWQRRLPGAMQWLLG